In Stigmatopora nigra isolate UIUO_SnigA chromosome 2, RoL_Snig_1.1, whole genome shotgun sequence, a single window of DNA contains:
- the tfap2d gene encoding transcription factor AP-2-delta isoform X1, translated as MSATFPGLVHDAEIRHDGSNSYRLMQLGCLESVANSSVAYSSSSPLTYPASAGTEFASPYFSANHQYTPLHHQSFHYEFQHSHPAVAPEAYGLNSLHSGQYYQQIHHGEPADFINLHNARSALKSSCLDEQQRRELGCLDAYRRHDLSIMTSHGSQAYGVGMHHPDQRLLPAAGLGLASGADDLQGSVEAQCGLVLNGQGGVIRRGGTCVVNPTDLFCSVPGRLSLLSSTSKYKVTIAEVKRRLSPPECLNASLLGGILRRAKSKNGGRCLREKLDRLGLNLPAGRRKAANVTLLTSLVEGEALHLARDFGYTCETEFPSKAVGEHLARQHNESKESSARKKMVLATKQICKEFQDLLSQDRSPLGSSRPTPILDLDIQRHLTHFSLITHGFGTPAVCAALSTFQTVLSEMLNYLDKNSSGKTSGPTDQQINSSSDKSQLRKATESQNKDGKTEKTE; from the exons atgtcagCGACCTTCCCGGGACTTGTCCACGACGCAGAG ATACGTCACGACGGATCAAACAGCTATCGGCTCATGCAGCTCGGTTGCCTGGAGTCCGTGGCCAATTCCTCGGTCGCTTACTCCTCCTCATCCCCGCTCACCTACCCGGCGTCGGCGGGCACGGAGTTCGCCTCTCCTTACTTCTCGGCCAACCATCAGTACACTCCCCTGCATCACCAGTCCTTCCACTATGAGTTCCAGCACTCGCACCCGGCCGTGGCCCCGGAGGCCTACGGGCTCAATTCGCTGCACTCGGGCCAGTATTACCAGCAGATCCACCACGGGGAGCCCGCAGACTTCATCAACCTGCACAACGCGCGCTCGGCGCTCAAATCGTCGTGTCTGGATGAGCAACAGCGGCGAGAGCTGGGCTGCCTCGACGCGTATCGGCGACACGACCTCTCCATTATGACGTCACATGGATCGCAGGCCTACGGCGTCGGGATGCACCATCCGGACCAGAGACTCTTGCCTGCTGCCGGCCTGGGCCTTGCCTCGGGCGCAGACGACTTGCAG GGCTCCGTGGAGGCACAGTGTGGGCTCGTACTCAACGGCCAAGGGGGCGTCATCCGGAGAG GGGGAACTTGTGTGGTGAATCCGACAGATCTGTTTTGCTCGGTACCAGGTCGACTGTCACTACTCAGCTCCACCTCCAAGTACAAAGTCACCATTGCAGAGGTGAAAAGAAGACTGTCACCACCAGAATGCCTCAATGCCTCTCTACTGGGTGGAATATTACGCAG AGCCAAGTCAAAGAATGGCGGTCGCTGTCTTCGGGAGAAATTGGACCGTCTCGGTCTCAACTTGCCGGCAGGACGGAGAAAAGCTGCCAATGTCACACTGCTTACCTCCCTGGTGGAGG GAGAAGCACTCCACCTGGCAAGAGACTTTGGCTATACCTGTGAGACAGAGTTTCCCAGCAAGGCGGTGGGCGAACATTTGGCCCGGCAGCACAATGAGTCGAAAGAATCTAGCGcacggaaaaaaatggttttggctACAAA GCAAATTTGCAAGGAATTCCAGGATTTGTTGAGCCAAGATCGTTCTCCTTTGGGCTCCTCCAGACCAACACCCATCCTGGACCTGGACATTCAGAGACACCTTACACACTTCAg TCTCATCACTCATGGTTTCGGCACACCGGCTGTTTGCGCAGCTCTCAGCACTTTCCAAACAGTCCTGAGCGAGATGCTCAACTATTTGGACAAAAACTCAAGTGGCAAAACAAGCGGACCAACCGATCAACAGATTAACAGCAGCTCGGATAAATCACAACTCCGGAAAGCAACTGAGTCGCAGAACAAAGACGGGAAAACTGAAAAGACTGAGTAG
- the tfap2d gene encoding transcription factor AP-2-delta isoform X2, with protein sequence MQLGCLESVANSSVAYSSSSPLTYPASAGTEFASPYFSANHQYTPLHHQSFHYEFQHSHPAVAPEAYGLNSLHSGQYYQQIHHGEPADFINLHNARSALKSSCLDEQQRRELGCLDAYRRHDLSIMTSHGSQAYGVGMHHPDQRLLPAAGLGLASGADDLQGSVEAQCGLVLNGQGGVIRRGGTCVVNPTDLFCSVPGRLSLLSSTSKYKVTIAEVKRRLSPPECLNASLLGGILRRAKSKNGGRCLREKLDRLGLNLPAGRRKAANVTLLTSLVEGEALHLARDFGYTCETEFPSKAVGEHLARQHNESKESSARKKMVLATKQICKEFQDLLSQDRSPLGSSRPTPILDLDIQRHLTHFSLITHGFGTPAVCAALSTFQTVLSEMLNYLDKNSSGKTSGPTDQQINSSSDKSQLRKATESQNKDGKTEKTE encoded by the exons ATGCAGCTCGGTTGCCTGGAGTCCGTGGCCAATTCCTCGGTCGCTTACTCCTCCTCATCCCCGCTCACCTACCCGGCGTCGGCGGGCACGGAGTTCGCCTCTCCTTACTTCTCGGCCAACCATCAGTACACTCCCCTGCATCACCAGTCCTTCCACTATGAGTTCCAGCACTCGCACCCGGCCGTGGCCCCGGAGGCCTACGGGCTCAATTCGCTGCACTCGGGCCAGTATTACCAGCAGATCCACCACGGGGAGCCCGCAGACTTCATCAACCTGCACAACGCGCGCTCGGCGCTCAAATCGTCGTGTCTGGATGAGCAACAGCGGCGAGAGCTGGGCTGCCTCGACGCGTATCGGCGACACGACCTCTCCATTATGACGTCACATGGATCGCAGGCCTACGGCGTCGGGATGCACCATCCGGACCAGAGACTCTTGCCTGCTGCCGGCCTGGGCCTTGCCTCGGGCGCAGACGACTTGCAG GGCTCCGTGGAGGCACAGTGTGGGCTCGTACTCAACGGCCAAGGGGGCGTCATCCGGAGAG GGGGAACTTGTGTGGTGAATCCGACAGATCTGTTTTGCTCGGTACCAGGTCGACTGTCACTACTCAGCTCCACCTCCAAGTACAAAGTCACCATTGCAGAGGTGAAAAGAAGACTGTCACCACCAGAATGCCTCAATGCCTCTCTACTGGGTGGAATATTACGCAG AGCCAAGTCAAAGAATGGCGGTCGCTGTCTTCGGGAGAAATTGGACCGTCTCGGTCTCAACTTGCCGGCAGGACGGAGAAAAGCTGCCAATGTCACACTGCTTACCTCCCTGGTGGAGG GAGAAGCACTCCACCTGGCAAGAGACTTTGGCTATACCTGTGAGACAGAGTTTCCCAGCAAGGCGGTGGGCGAACATTTGGCCCGGCAGCACAATGAGTCGAAAGAATCTAGCGcacggaaaaaaatggttttggctACAAA GCAAATTTGCAAGGAATTCCAGGATTTGTTGAGCCAAGATCGTTCTCCTTTGGGCTCCTCCAGACCAACACCCATCCTGGACCTGGACATTCAGAGACACCTTACACACTTCAg TCTCATCACTCATGGTTTCGGCACACCGGCTGTTTGCGCAGCTCTCAGCACTTTCCAAACAGTCCTGAGCGAGATGCTCAACTATTTGGACAAAAACTCAAGTGGCAAAACAAGCGGACCAACCGATCAACAGATTAACAGCAGCTCGGATAAATCACAACTCCGGAAAGCAACTGAGTCGCAGAACAAAGACGGGAAAACTGAAAAGACTGAGTAG